GGCTGCTGCGGCAGGGGTACGTGCGGACGACCGGCCACTGCGCGTTCCGTACTGCGGAGACCGTGGGGGCGCTGCGGGTGTTGGAGCGGCGGATCGTTTCGGGGAAGTGGGGGCCGGTGAACGCGTCCACACTGAACACCGCAGCCGGGGGTACGGGGCGGTACGTCGATTTCAGTCCTCCGCCGTTGGTGGGCGCGCGCCGGTGAGGCCCGCTCGAGGCGATGCACGTTCGCGTCCGTCCCAGGGGACGCGAACGTGCATCGCTCACGGTGACGGGCGCGCGGCTGCGGTGACGAGTTCGTCCAGGACGTCCGGGTCGACGGCGTCCAGACGCTTGATGTAGACGCAGCCCTTGCCGACGGCGTGCGGGCCGAGCCGGGCCAGCAGCGCCTCCTTTTCCGGGAAGCCCGCGCCCAGGTAGAGCGTCGTCGCGGCCTTGCGCGGCGAGAACCCCAGGACGAACCAGTCGACCTCGCGGCGGCTGGCGTACTTCAGGCGAACCCGGCCGAAGCCGACGATACTTCCGCCCCACATCGCGCCCGAGTCGCCGGTGACCCGGGCCATCAGGTCACGGACCGCTACCGCGTCGGCGCGACGGCGCTCATCCGGTACCGCGGCCAGGAACTCGTCGACGCTCGCATCGGTGCGGGCGGTCTTCAACGTCGCCATCCGGAGCCTCCTTCGGGTGGGCCCAGCATCCTCCGCAGGCGGATTTTCGGGAAGCCCGCCTCCCGGCGGGGCGGATTCCTTCGGTCGCGGCAACGCCCCATCGCGGAGGCCCTGTCGGGTGGGCACCCGCCCGAAACGGCACCGAGACCAGGGGCGAGTTCTGGCTGACGCGCTGTCGGTGGGCTGGTTGTCGCCGTTTCCGGGTGCCGGCCCGGATGGTTGTGACGCTTCCCGTGCCATGGGACGGAATACATGACAACCACTGCGCGCGCCGCCCCGAAAGCGCGACACCCACCCGGCGCGCCGCCCGGAAGCGCGACACCCATCTCACCCTCCGCCCGGACAGCGCGACAACCACCCGCTACGCGGCCGGGTCAGCCGGTGGCGCGGGCCAGGCGGTTGCGGCGGTGGGCCGCCATTCGCACCGGGGCGTCGGCCCAGCCGTACCCGTCGTACCCGTCGACCCGCTGCACCAGCAGCAGGAACAGCCTTCCGCCGAGGAGCTCGGTCCCGACCTGCAGGTAGACGCCGCCGTCCGGGTGGTCGACGGTGTGCAGCACGCCGAGTTCCCGGTACGCCGCCAGCCGGTCCGGCGGCAGCTCCAGCCGGGAGCCGAGGTCGTCGTAGTAGTTGTCGGGGATCGCGAGCAGCGGCGCACCGGCCGCGCGTGCCGCCCGAGCGGTGGCCAGCACGTCGTCGGTGGCGAACGCGACGTACTGCGGGTCGGCGACGGCCGGGGCCCAGTCGCCGCGCCGTAGCCGGGCGACGGTCAGCGCCAGCCGGACGGTCCGGGCGTCGTCGGTGAGCGCCCGGCCCCGGATCAGCCCGAACGGCGCGGCGAACTCCCCCGCGCTGACCGGCGTCAACCCGAGCACCGAGCGGTAGAACAGCGCCGCCTCGTCGAAGTGGTCGAACGGCTCGGACAGGCCGACGTGGTCGATGCCGGTGATCCCGAAGCCGTCGCCAGCGGTCTCCCCGGTCGGAACGAAGTCGCTGCTCCAGCCGCCGGGGCCGCTCGCGCCGGTGCGGCAGAAGAACAGCGGGGTGCCGTCCGGGGCGCCGACGGCCGCGAGGTCGGCCTCGGCCGGGCCGCGTTCCCGCGGAAGCAGCGGCGCCAGCAGGCGCTGCGCCCGGCGGGCCGCGGCCGGTGGGTCGGCGGACTCCACCGCGAGCGCGCCCAGGGCCGCCGCTCCGCCGCGACTTCCGGCGTTGATCAGGACGCGGGCCCGGCCCTGCTCCCAGCGCTCCACGGGCTTGGTGCGGTGGCGCCCGGTGCGGACGAAACCGAGCGAGTCGAGCACCTCGGCGAGCTGGTCGGCCTCGGTTGGTTCCGCGGTGAGCTCCACGAACGCGTGCCCGGCGAGTGGCGGAGCGGGCGCCGCGACCGGGTCGACGACGACAGCACGGCGCGCCGCGCCCAGGCCGGCACCGGTCGGGGCGACACCGGCCAGGGCAGCGCCGGCCCCGGCCGCGCCGGTCGGGGCGGCGTCGGCCGCGCCGGTCGGGGCGGCGTCGGCGAGTGCGGTGGCCTCCGCGAGGGCGAGCAGGCTTCGCCGGGCGTCGACCGCCGTCGGCACCGGATCGGCCTGCCGGAACACGTCGTTGAAGACCTCGAGCGACAGCGGCCCCGCGTACCCGGCGGCCAGCACCGGACGCAGGAACGCCGGAAGGTCGAACGCGCCCT
This genomic window from Cryptosporangium minutisporangium contains:
- a CDS encoding DUF1801 domain-containing protein; this encodes MATLKTARTDASVDEFLAAVPDERRRADAVAVRDLMARVTGDSGAMWGGSIVGFGRVRLKYASRREVDWFVLGFSPRKAATTLYLGAGFPEKEALLARLGPHAVGKGCVYIKRLDAVDPDVLDELVTAAARPSP
- a CDS encoding sugar phosphate isomerase/epimerase and 4-hydroxyphenylpyruvate domain-containing protein → MRRDHLRTALATVCLSGTLEDKLVAASDAGFDGVEIFEPDLVAAPMRPGDVRVRCADLGLSVDLYQPFRDLDSNDPDRFAANLRRAERKFDVMAELGADTVLVCSSVSPDAVTDDDRLAEQLATLAERAGRRGMRIAYEALAWGAHVNTYEHSWDVVARADHPALGLCLDSFHILSRGSDPAPIAEIPGEKLFFLQLADAPHLSMDVLQWSRHHRLFPGQGAFDLPAFLRPVLAAGYAGPLSLEVFNDVFRQADPVPTAVDARRSLLALAEATALADAAPTGAADAAPTGAAGAGAALAGVAPTGAGLGAARRAVVVDPVAAPAPPLAGHAFVELTAEPTEADQLAEVLDSLGFVRTGRHRTKPVERWEQGRARVLINAGSRGGAAALGALAVESADPPAAARRAQRLLAPLLPRERGPAEADLAAVGAPDGTPLFFCRTGASGPGGWSSDFVPTGETAGDGFGITGIDHVGLSEPFDHFDEAALFYRSVLGLTPVSAGEFAAPFGLIRGRALTDDARTVRLALTVARLRRGDWAPAVADPQYVAFATDDVLATARAARAAGAPLLAIPDNYYDDLGSRLELPPDRLAAYRELGVLHTVDHPDGGVYLQVGTELLGGRLFLLLVQRVDGYDGYGWADAPVRMAAHRRNRLARATG